One Setaria viridis chromosome 7, Setaria_viridis_v4.0, whole genome shotgun sequence genomic region harbors:
- the LOC117864549 gene encoding triacylglycerol lipase 2: MHYVGHSLGTLIAFAALSERQQLGMLRSAGLLSPIAYLDKVSSPLARAAADVFLGEALYWLGLNELDPTGETVHKLVTDICSQPGINCYNLMSVFTGDNCCLDNSSVQVFLAHEPQASATKNMVHLAQMIRRGTIAKYDYGNAADNTKHYGQATPPAYDVSAIPDDFPLFLSYGGRDSLSDVLDVGHLIHQALKSHDGDKLTVQYLDNYAHADFVMAGNARERVYAPLMAFFKLQEK, from the exons ATGCACTACGTCGGCCACTCGCTAGGGACCCTCATCGCGTTCGCGGCGCTCAGCGAGCGGCAGCAGCTCGGGATGCTGCGGTCGGCGGGCCTGCTCAGCcccatcgcctacctcgacaagGTCTCCTCGCCGCTCGCGCGGGCGGCCGCCGACGTCTTCCTCGGCGAG GCTCTGTACTGGCTAGGGCTGAATGAGTTAGACCCGACAGG GGAAACTGTTCACAAACTAGTGACTGACATATGCTCCCAACCAGGGATCAATTGCTACAATCTGATGTCAGTGTTCACAG GTGACAATTGCTGCCTCGACAACTCCTCTGTCCAGGTGTTCCTTGCCCATGAGCCACAAGCTTCGGCAACCAAGAACATGGTCCATCTGGCTCAAA TGATCCGCCGGGGGACGATCGCCAAGTACGACTACGGCAACGCAGCGGACAACACGAAGCACTACGGGCaggcgacgccgccggcctACGACGTGTCGGCAATCCCCGACGACTTCCCGCTCTTCCTAAGCTACGGCGGCAGAGACAGCCTCTCGGACGTGCTGGACGTCGGCCACCTGATCCATCAGGCGCTCAAGTCGCACGATGGCGACAAGCTCACCGTCCAGTACCTGGACAACTACGCGCACGCCGACTTCGTCATGGCCGGCAACGCCCGGGAGAGGGTCTACGCGCCTCTCATGGCCTTCTTCAAGCTGCAGGAAAAATGA
- the LOC117865920 gene encoding CASP-like protein 2A1: MSKMAEEKAVGGAAGAADAAQQQQLAAGEAAAARVRPVETLLRAAPLGLCVAAMAIMLKDQQTNEYGTVAYSDLGGFKYLVYANGLCAAYSLVTAFYTAVPRPATVSRSWVVFLLDQVFTYLILAAGAAAAELLYLAYNGDKEVTWSEACGVFGVFCRKARTSVAITFGSVLCFILLSLISSYRLFSAYEAPPSSALGNKGVEIAAYPR; this comes from the exons ATGTCCAAGAtggcggaggagaaggcggtgggcggagcggccggggcggcggacgcggcgcagcagcagcagctggcggcgggcgaggcagcggcggcgcgggtgcggCCCGTGGAGACGCTGCTGCGCGCGGCGCCGCTGGGGCTGTGCGTGGCCGCCATGGCCATCATGCTCAAGGACCAGCAGACCAACGAGTACGGCACCGTCGCCTACTCCGACCTCGGCGGCTTCAAGTACCTCGTCTACGCCAACGGCCTCTGCGCGGCCTACTCCCTCGTCACGGCCTTCTACACCGCCGTGCCCAGGCCAGCCACCGTGTCACGCTCCTgggtcgtcttcctcctcgacCAG GTGTTCACGTACCTGAtcctggccgccggcgcggcggcagcggagctccTGTACCTGGCCTACAACGGCGACAAGGAGGTGACGTGGAGCGAGGCGTGCGGCGTGTTTGGCGTCTTCTGCCGCAAGGCTCGGACCTCGGTGGCCATCACCTTCGGCTCCGTGCTCtgcttcatcctcctctccctcATCTCCTCTTACCGCCTCTTCAGCGCCTACGAGGCGCCCCCGtcgtcggcactcggcaacaAGGGCGTCGAGATCGCTGCCTACCCGCGCTGA